DNA sequence from the Paramormyrops kingsleyae isolate MSU_618 chromosome 14, PKINGS_0.4, whole genome shotgun sequence genome:
ACTGTGAAATGTTTTTCTGATAATAATCACAAACACCCATTAGTAAGTGAACCAGCCAACATGACATGTCTCTAGCTAAGGGCTAAGTCAGGCATCAGGAAAGACATAGATTGTTTGttgtatatgaaaaaaaatcctgttgTGGTCTGTTCGCCCTTTCATGTTCATATCCACAGAGGCAGAAAACAGTTCTGCCTGTTGCCAATGGCAATGGTATAAAGCTCTCTGGACACCCTATCGTTACCTTCATGATGTGCAGATTATATTGTGCTGCAATAGCAATAGAGGCTTGCACTGCCTCAATGGCCTTTGCCTCTTATATAAATAGAATATACAGCAGTCACAGATTTCAGGGGCATCTGAGTTTTTATTTAGCTTGTTTTCTTCACTATGACAATTAGCTACTGTACGTCTTTATTCTGAACAAGAAGCTGAAAGGTACCATCGTATCACATGGCAACGGTGCTGCGGAAAATTTTCCGCCTCATGTTGTAGGAGAGGACTCATTATCATGGAGACAAATAACAGCAGCATAATATAATTTTTGCTATGACTCCAGCAGCACACGCGATATTTTGCATACGGTCTTGCCAATAAAGTCACATTTAGGCGCGTCATGGAGTCATTTTGCATTGAACGAACTGCCTTATTTTTTGATGTACTTGCAGGTTATGAAAGCCTGGAGGACAACTACGTGCAGGACAGCAAGATGGGCTTCGTCATCAACGCCATCTACGCTATGGCCCACGGCCTGCACGACATGCACCGTGCCCTCTGCCCGGACCACGTGGGTCTCTGTGAGGCCATGGATCCCATCGACGGAAGCAAGCTGCTGGACTTCCTGCTGAAAACCTCTTTCACGGGCGTGTCCGGGGAGGAAGTGTGGTTCGATGAGAACGGCGACACGCCTGGACGGTAGCTGCTCTAATCGCACACTGTATTATCTTTCTTTTTGCTTGTTTGTTAAAATCAGTTCTGCAAATGGTTCTGCTTAAATCAATTTGCATATTGCATAttggtttatatttttattgacTGTTTCAGTTGAGATTATATTCAGGGTAAAATTCAAAGGGTAAAAGAACAAACAGTTCACCTCTATCATGTTAAGCAGGTTGTCACTACTCAGAAAAGTAATCTgttataaaaatgacaaaatccaGCCattgcttaattaattaattaattataaacCAAAAGTTTATGCAAATGTTAATATGcatttaacatttgcatatggcaatattcaaataaaaatatagtcTCAATATCATTTTAGAACATAATGAAAAGATATGAGATTAAAATCTAAGAAAGACCTTTTCAGTAGATAAACTTAAATAAATCACGCTTATGCACACATATGCAACATTGGTGCTTTACTGTCCATCCTGATATGATGTAAGTGTTTATGTTTGAATGCATCATGCAGGATCACTGTTATCACTCAGTGCTGCCTTTTTTCTTTATTCTCCTTCTACACACTCTCCTCCTCCACAGACACAACCAATCCAACACCCATCACTCCCCCAACATGATTGCAGCACAATCGCTAACTCATTGCATCACCACAGAACCACGCTAGTTCAATGCATTACCACAGAACAACGCTAATTCATTGCATCACCACAGGACGCTAATTCAATGCATCACCACAGAACCACGCTAGTTCAATACATTAACACAGAACAACGCTAATTCATTGCATCACCACAGAACCACGCTAGTTCAATACATTAACACAGAACGACGCTAACTCGATGCATCACCACAGGACGCTAATCCAATGCATCACCACAGAACAACGCTAATTCAATGTGTCACCAAAGAACCACACTAGCTTGATGCATCACCACAGAACAACACAAATTCAATGCATCACCACAGATGAACGCTAACTCAATGCATCGCTGCAGATCAATGCTTCTCCGAGAACCCGGGGTGTAAACATAACAGTGAGGTCTTCATTTGCCCTCCAGATACGACATCATGAACCTGCAGTTTGTGGAATCCGGGCAGTACGACTACATCAATGTGGGCTCCTGGCATGAGGGCATCCTCAATATCGACGACTACAAGATCCTGATGAACCGCACTGAGATGGTTCGCTCTGTGTGCAGCGAGCCCTGCTCCAAGGGCCAGATCAAGGTGGGCCCAGATACATCTCCTTGCTGCCTTCCAGACATCGAACATTTCTTATTTCAGACAATTCCTGTAGAATCCCCCGGACTTGGGACGTCATGTTCTGCTAAATATTCACATGCCATCTTGTACTCAGAAATGTTGTCAAAGCCGGAAACTTAAACGCACAAGCCTAAATCGGTTACCAAACAAATGAAGCTGCTTCTTTAGTTTCTGAGAAACCTGTTGATTACTTTCAATTAAGAAAACAAGCGTAGTGTATATGAGAAAAAGTTATGAATAAATGCTTGAATTAAATGTTACTCTAGTCACTGACATGAGGCATAGTGATTTTACAGCCAGGACTGCAGTTCAACAGTTTCTCAGAGATTCAGTCCTGCCAGCATAATGCTTCACCTAAATCATCCCAGTCATAATGTCATActgtacaattttttttaacactttaCGGAAAGTACTATGAAGCTCCCATCTATAATGCAATATAgttaccttcataatgcattataatgctcaGTAGAAGGCATTATAATGAACTATGAAGGCATGTAcagtatagtgcattatagatgagagctttatAGAGCATTATGAAGGTAACTATAAAGCattatgtaaagtgttacccaaatGTTTATTGAAAATAAGATAAATATGGAAGTAACTGTCAGTTCTCAAATGGTGTCTATAATTAAGAAACAGATCTGGATTTAAGAACTGGATTTAAGAACTGGATTTAAGAACTGGATTTAAGGGGTGAAGATCTAGGGCCAGAAACCCAAAGGGTCCAATTTCTCGCCTCACTCTGAATCGATTTTCGGGTGAGAAGGGGCTTTGGGAAGCTGGGGAGGCATCTCATTTTCATCCCTTTGTGTGCTTCTGCTGTAGGTGATCAGGAAAGGAGAAGTCAGCTGCTGCTGGATCTGCACCTCCTGCAAGGACAACGAGTACGTCCAGGATGAATTCACCTGCAAGGCATGCGAGCTGGGCTGGTGGCCGGATGAGGAGCTCGAAGGTAAGACAGCTACCGTCCAGCTCCGACGTTCGATCCCCGGCACTGTTAGCTAGTTGCCACAGTTACGACACCTTCACAGGAGATCAGAAACCACTGGAGGCTACTTATGGAACAGGTGCTGGCAATCTCAGTGGTCTAGGCTGCAGGTTTATCTCCTGTGGTCATGGAACCATGGTACAGTGCGTCAACACTGTCTCACCTTCAAAGAGGTTGACGCACTTCAGTTGTGATTATGTGCCTGGTCTGGTTTTGTGAAAGAGAGAATTCCAAACTGAGGAAGTGGTCTACAAAGATGTTCCTTCAGCTCACGTAGCTCGGCCTCGCTGTCTTATTTTTCCATGAAATAGTGCGCCGCAAGATAATCCATCATATCTACATATTGTCCTCTTTCTAAGGCTCCTTAGAGACCCCGTTTTAAACATCTGTTCCAGATGTTTCCGGCATAACAAGAGTTAAGCTGACATCCTACCGAATCAGTTCAGCAGTAAATAAATGTGTAAGAGCGTTGTTTTGTGATATCTAGCAAAATAATTAACTGATTAACTGCTTGGGCACCCTAAAGCAGATGCCCTAAATAATCATAAAAAATACGGTGACAAGACAAAATGCATTTGTTCCGAAAGAATGAACAAGGATACACTGATTTTCTGAAAACTCATATGAAGAAGAAATATGGTATCTGAATTGTGATAACTGGAATTAAATATACTTGTTTTGCAAttagtaaataaaattaatggaAATATGAACCGATGTTTAATGTATTACAGCCAACAGCAGCTAAATTTATTAATCCTGCTGGCAGGAATGTGCAATTAAGTCTCAAGGTATAATCCCCAATGTCACTTTTTATAACATGGATGGGATGAGGCCCTCTGACCTGTAACCTGTTAATCACATCAGCAAGAATGAATCTGCTCCGAAAGGCCGCTGGTTATGGATGATGGAAGCATTGAATTGGCAACTAACAAAAGGTGCCAGGTGGCCTGAAATTAGGGTGGTTCTGAGGGACAATAATCTGCATGAGGGATGACAAAAATATTCGAGAGAAATCAGGGTCCACCGCAGTAAGAAAGACATGGCGGAAAAGGACTCGTTTAAGACTCTCGGACATTGTGAGATTTTTCCTGTCGGCGCATTCTTTCTGGAGTCGCCGGGTTTATGTGCATCATTGTCGTTGCTGCAGTTTTGCTGCCTGCATTGTCTTTGGACTGTCCCTGAACGGGGAGGAGTTTATTTTTAGTTGGACTGAAAACCTACTTTAGCACGTGGTAAATTTTCAAAGCCGGAGCTGAGGTGCCAGGTTCAGATGGCTTATCTGGGACATGGGAGGTGATCCAAACTGATGCCATGGTGTTTTTTTATGGGTATGATCACGCTTAATCCAATCTCTAACTGTAACATCTTAGGCCTTAGCAAAGCGTAAAGaggtttttttaaatttgttcatttttctcCTTACCTGTTCAGGATTCTTATACCTAAATTTAATTTGTATACGGTCAAAACTTGCATATAAATGCAATAATATATTTGAGGAAATAAGACTAGATTTCAGGGTTCACATATGCTCTCACTAGGTAATATTTCTCACTGTTTTCTTACTACAACGTTTATTTATCTattgatttattgatttattttgttcACTAGCACTTTGCCAGTCTGGATTATGGATTTCTGGAGGAGTGTCATCCAAATGGCATAAATACTACACACTCAGCCCATTTTTATGCTTAGATGTCTGAAGCAGTTAAGTACCTTGTCACTGATCTGATTCTGCCATTTTAATCAACAGCTTTTCGGTCATAGGTCCAGGGCATTAATTACAACCTCAGCTGCAATCATGGCACCTTACTTTTCACAAGAAACTGCAGGGGATTTCAAGAGAACGTTAATTATACCAGTGTAACTGACGTGCAAATATCAAAACCCCTTTTATGTGTAGCTCCTAAGAAAATGTAAATGTCCTGGGCATGAAGTAAAGTGTCACACATGGGTTTTACAATATGATTATTGTGTTCTCCTTGCAGGATGCCAGCCAATCCCTCTGAGATACCTTCAGTGGAGCAACGCTGAGTCCATAGTTGCCGTGGTGTTTTCCTGCCTTGGCATTCTCGTCACCATGTTCGTGACGTTCATCTTCGTGCTGTACCGGGACACCCCCGTGGTGAAGTCCTCCAGCCGTGAGCTCTGCTATATCATCCTAGCGGGCATCTTCCTGGGCTACATCTGCCCGTTTACCCTCATCGCCCGGCCCACGGTGGCCTCCTGCTACTTGCAGCGTCTTCTGGTGGGACTCTCTTCCGCCATGTGCTACTCCGCCCTGGTGACCAAGACCAACCGCATCGCCCGCATCCTGGCGGGCAGCAAGAAGAAGATCTGCACGCGCAAGCCGCGCTTCATGAGCGCCTGGGCCCAAGTGGTCATCGCCTTCGTCCTCATCAGCATCCAGCTCACCTTGGAGGTCACGCTTCTCATCCTGGAGCCACCGGAGCCCATCAAGTCCTACCCTAGCATCAGGGAGGTCTTCCTCATATGCAACACCAGCAACATGGGCATGGTGGCGCCATTGGGCTACAACGGCCTGCTGATCATGAGCTGCACGTACTACGCCTTCAAGACGCGCAACGTGCCGGCCAACTTCAACGAGGCCAAGTACATCGCCTTCACCATGTACACCACCTGCATCATTTGGTTGGCCTTCGTGCCCATCTACTTCGGCAGCAACTACAAGATCATCACCACCTCCTTCTCCGTCAGCCTGAGTGTGACTGTGGCGCTGGGCTGCATGTTCACGCCCAAGATGTACATTATCATCGCCAAGCCCGAGCGAAACGTGCGCAGTGCCTTCACCACCTCAGACGTTGTGCGCATGCACGTGGGAGACGGCAAGGCCAACTGTAGGAACAGTAGCTTGCTTAACATGTTCAGGAGGAAGAAGAATGCCCCAGGTAGTGCCAAGTAAGTTGATCTGATTCATAAAGGGTCACAGAATACCTCTGTGATCTAcgactgacctcagtatctcagCTGAGCTGAGTATCTGAGAGTCTCATTGTCACAAAATAGCCTCAAACATGCACCGTGGTTACACAGGCACCAATAAGGCAATGAAGACAAATTGTGCAACACATTGTGTGTGATGATTGTAAACTGACAGATGGCAGGCAAATGATGCAAACAACATACTCTGTGTGGCTACACTATGTGTAGTTTTCACTGTGTATAAGTTTCAGGGCTGCAGTCTTCAGCTAATTTTTAATGAAGTAAAACCATGATGCTTTTGAGTTCAGCAGTAATAGCTCATAAATTATTAATATCATATTTATAGCGCAATAATAGCATACTCTTCACTGTTGAGAAGTGCTGGGGCTGTTTTGTGATATGAAAGTGTTATTAATTCCTGGATGAATAAGATGTTGATGGAATAGGTACTTTTGTTAGCTGAACCACCCATGCAGATGGGTATTGAACTCCACCTGTAATCTGAATTTGGCTATTTCTACatatgaacaaaaaacaatgtttgactaaacatttttttccttctaaaattggagaaaaagaagaaacaataatgtttttttaagtatatatatattttttatcccAGTTTGATTAAGATCTGCACATAGAATTTGATATTGTGCTCTTAATGATGCAACGGTGACATTTATGTAGATATTTACATGAACCAGAAATGCTTGTGTGTTTCCACTTTCCGGTTCCTGTGAAGTAACAGTCGTCTTTATTTTGTTCATAGTTCTAATGGAAAGTCTGTGTCATGGTCTGAACCAGGTGCAAGACAACCACCCAAGGGGGAACACATGTGGCACAGACTGTCTGTACATGTGAAGAGACAGGAAACAGGCTCCAATCAGACAGCAGTCATCAAACCCCTAACTAAAGCCTCCCACAACACTGGCCTCAACTTTTCTGACCTCAGCACCAAGACTCTGTACAATGTCGCCGAGGAGGACGAGGGCGACCCCATCCGATACAACCCTCCCAGCAGCCCTCCCATGATGATCGAGAGGCCCCCGTCGGGGCCGACAAAGGAGCCCGAGGGCCTGCAGATGTACATGACGCAGCACCTCCAGAACCTCCTCCCCCAGCAAGTAGATATAGAGCAGCTGCAGGAGATGGTTGACAAATTCAACGCCAACATCCCCGACCTGAGCGACCTGATCAACCTCGAGGGCCCGGAGGACGGGGTGAGGCCCGTTTTCCCGCCGCATGTCGTCCAGCAGCAGGTCCTGTCCCAGCCGATCGCCGTTTTCGGCGATCTGGCCGCGTCTCCCGAGGAAGAGGTGGAGAGCGAGCATTTCAACCTCATTCTCGGCTACATGGGAGACGACGTCACTGTCCACGAGGAAGAGGAAATGGCCCAGGCAAAAAGTGCTATTGAGGAATCCCCGGCCctcactccccccaccccttttaAGGATTTAATGGAATCTGGCACCCCCTTCAACAATTCCCCAGTATCAGAGTCAATATTGTGCACACCGCCAAGCGTGACATACGCATCTATCATCCTGAGAGACTATAAGCAGAGCTCATCTACGCTGTGACATTACATGCAAATTGTCCAATCAGTTTTGATTttgctataaaaaaaaaagtgctggTGGTGAATGGAATGTCTGGGATTGGCTAAGGATTGGGGGAGTCCCGCCCCCTCCCTGTTTCTGATGAATGTTGGCTCAACTTTTGCCACCCGTTTTGAGGAACACACAAGGTCCCGAATGGACCTATGAGCATCTGTTTGGGAAAGAAGCGGACGATGTTGTATAACTCAACCCATGGA
Encoded proteins:
- the grm1b gene encoding metabotropic glutamate receptor 1b isoform X2; translation: MSLIGALLFPGVLLSASVLASDIFERSLVPRAASRSVARMDGDIIIGALFSVHHQPSAEKVAERKCGEVREQYGIQRVEAMFHTLDLINADPNLLPNISLGCEIRDSCWHSSVALEQSIEFIRDSLISIRDDKEGSKWCVDGTPSNQPPATKKPIAGVIGPGSSSVAIQVQNLLQLFNIPQIAYSATSIDLSDKTLFKYFLRVVPSDTLQARALLDIVKRYNWTYVSAVHTEGNYGESGMEAFKELASQEGLCIAHSDKIYSNAGEKHFDRLLRKLRERLPKARVVVCFCEGMTVRGLLMAMRRLGVAGEFLLIGSDGWADRDEVVEGYEQEAVGGITMKLQSAEVTSFDDYFLKLRLDTNTRNPWFAEFWQHRFQCRIPGHPQENTNYHKNCSGYESLEDNYVQDSKMGFVINAIYAMAHGLHDMHRALCPDHVGLCEAMDPIDGSKLLDFLLKTSFTGVSGEEVWFDENGDTPGRYDIMNLQFVESGQYDYINVGSWHEGILNIDDYKILMNRTEMVRSVCSEPCSKGQIKVIRKGEVSCCWICTSCKDNEYVQDEFTCKACELGWWPDEELEGCQPIPLRYLQWSNAESIVAVVFSCLGILVTMFVTFIFVLYRDTPVVKSSSRELCYIILAGIFLGYICPFTLIARPTVASCYLQRLLVGLSSAMCYSALVTKTNRIARILAGSKKKICTRKPRFMSAWAQVVIAFVLISIQLTLEVTLLILEPPEPIKSYPSIREVFLICNTSNMGMVAPLGYNGLLIMSCTYYAFKTRNVPANFNEAKYIAFTMYTTCIIWLAFVPIYFGSNYKIITTSFSVSLSVTVALGCMFTPKMYIIIAKPERNVRSAFTTSDVVRMHVGDGKANCRNSSLLNMFRRKKNAPGSAKCKTTTQGGTHVAQTVCTCEETGNRLQSDSSHQTPN
- the grm1b gene encoding metabotropic glutamate receptor 1b isoform X3, translated to MSLIGALLFPGVLLSASVLASDIFERSLVPRAASRSVARMDGDIIIGALFSVHHQPSAEKVAERKCGEVREQYGIQRVEAMFHTLDLINADPNLLPNISLGCEIRDSCWHSSVALEQSIEFIRDSLISIRDDKEGSKWCVDGTPSNQPPATKKPIAGVIGPGSSSVAIQVQNLLQLFNIPQIAYSATSIDLSDKTLFKYFLRVVPSDTLQARALLDIVKRYNWTYVSAVHTEGNYGESGMEAFKELASQEGLCIAHSDKIYSNAGEKHFDRLLRKLRERLPKARVVVCFCEGMTVRGLLMAMRRLGVAGEFLLIGSDGWADRDEVVEGYEQEAVGGITMKLQSAEVTSFDDYFLKLRLDTNTRNPWFAEFWQHRFQCRIPGHPQENTNYHKNCSGYESLEDNYVQDSKMGFVINAIYAMAHGLHDMHRALCPDHVGLCEAMDPIDGSKLLDFLLKTSFTGVSGEEVWFDENGDTPGRYDIMNLQFVESGQYDYINVGSWHEGILNIDDYKILMNRTEMVRSVCSEPCSKGQIKVIRKGEVSCCWICTSCKDNEYVQDEFTCKACELGWWPDEELEGCQPIPLRYLQWSNAESIVAVVFSCLGILVTMFVTFIFVLYRDTPVVKSSSRELCYIILAGIFLGYICPFTLIARPTVASCYLQRLLVGLSSAMCYSALVTKTNRIARILAGSKKKICTRKPRFMSAWAQVVIAFVLISIQLTLEVTLLILEPPEPIKSYPSIREVFLICNTSNMGMVAPLGYNGLLIMSCTYYAFKTRNVPANFNEAKYIAFTMYTTCIIWLAFVPIYFGSNYKIITTSFSVSLSVTVALGCMFTPKMYIIIAKPERNVRSAFTTSDVVRMHVGDGKANCRNSSLLNMFRRKKNAPVLMESLCHGLNQVQDNHPRGNTCGTDCLYM
- the grm1b gene encoding metabotropic glutamate receptor 1b isoform X1, whose amino-acid sequence is MSLIGALLFPGVLLSASVLASDIFERSLVPRAASRSVARMDGDIIIGALFSVHHQPSAEKVAERKCGEVREQYGIQRVEAMFHTLDLINADPNLLPNISLGCEIRDSCWHSSVALEQSIEFIRDSLISIRDDKEGSKWCVDGTPSNQPPATKKPIAGVIGPGSSSVAIQVQNLLQLFNIPQIAYSATSIDLSDKTLFKYFLRVVPSDTLQARALLDIVKRYNWTYVSAVHTEGNYGESGMEAFKELASQEGLCIAHSDKIYSNAGEKHFDRLLRKLRERLPKARVVVCFCEGMTVRGLLMAMRRLGVAGEFLLIGSDGWADRDEVVEGYEQEAVGGITMKLQSAEVTSFDDYFLKLRLDTNTRNPWFAEFWQHRFQCRIPGHPQENTNYHKNCSGYESLEDNYVQDSKMGFVINAIYAMAHGLHDMHRALCPDHVGLCEAMDPIDGSKLLDFLLKTSFTGVSGEEVWFDENGDTPGRYDIMNLQFVESGQYDYINVGSWHEGILNIDDYKILMNRTEMVRSVCSEPCSKGQIKVIRKGEVSCCWICTSCKDNEYVQDEFTCKACELGWWPDEELEGCQPIPLRYLQWSNAESIVAVVFSCLGILVTMFVTFIFVLYRDTPVVKSSSRELCYIILAGIFLGYICPFTLIARPTVASCYLQRLLVGLSSAMCYSALVTKTNRIARILAGSKKKICTRKPRFMSAWAQVVIAFVLISIQLTLEVTLLILEPPEPIKSYPSIREVFLICNTSNMGMVAPLGYNGLLIMSCTYYAFKTRNVPANFNEAKYIAFTMYTTCIIWLAFVPIYFGSNYKIITTSFSVSLSVTVALGCMFTPKMYIIIAKPERNVRSAFTTSDVVRMHVGDGKANCRNSSLLNMFRRKKNAPGSANSNGKSVSWSEPGARQPPKGEHMWHRLSVHVKRQETGSNQTAVIKPLTKASHNTGLNFSDLSTKTLYNVAEEDEGDPIRYNPPSSPPMMIERPPSGPTKEPEGLQMYMTQHLQNLLPQQVDIEQLQEMVDKFNANIPDLSDLINLEGPEDGVRPVFPPHVVQQQVLSQPIAVFGDLAASPEEEVESEHFNLILGYMGDDVTVHEEEEMAQAKSAIEESPALTPPTPFKDLMESGTPFNNSPVSESILCTPPSVTYASIILRDYKQSSSTL